A stretch of the Glycine soja cultivar W05 chromosome 13, ASM419377v2, whole genome shotgun sequence genome encodes the following:
- the LOC114381162 gene encoding mitochondrial import inner membrane translocase subunit TIM14-3-like produces the protein MATPLVAGIAVAAAAYAGRYGIQAWQAFKARPPSMRKFYEGGFQATMTRREAALILGVRERTPTDKIKEAHRRVMVANHPDAGGSHYLASKINEAKDMLLGKTKGGGSAF, from the exons ATG GCTACACCATTGGTGGCAGGGATTGCAGTGGCGGCTGCGGCTTATGCTGGTAGATATGGTATCCAGGCTTGGCAAGCATTCAAAGCTAGACCACCGAGTATGCGTAAATTTTATGAAGGTGGTTTCCAGGCTACCATGACTAGAAGGGAAGCAGCTCTTATACTGGGTGTTAG AGAACGCACTCCAACAGATAAGATTAAAGAAGCACATAGGAGGGTGATGGTTGCAAACCATCCAGATGCAGGTGGCAGCCATTACCTTGCATCCAAAATTAATGAAGCAAAAGATATGTTACTTGGAAAGACCAAAGGTGGTGGGTCAGCATTTTGA
- the LOC114382522 gene encoding protein IQ-DOMAIN 1-like, translating into MGRRGSSWFSTVKKALSPEPKEKNDQNSSRSKKKWFGKQKLQTSESTSQTDNAPPLPPPEIILTHVESEISHERIEVATAVDAVEPVPAVQMAAAEVQATTTVQFNSKPTEEVAAIRIQKAFRGYLARRELRALRGLVRLRSLMEGPVVKRQAISTLRSMQTFAHLQTQIRSRRLRMLEENQELQKQLLQKHAKELESMRLGEEWDDSIQSKEQVEAKLLSKYEAAMRRERAMAYSFSHQQNWKNASRSVNPMFMDQTNPAWGWSWLERWMAARPWESHSLMEKEKNDNKSLRSSSRGITSAEISKSFAKFQLNSEKHSPTASQNPGSPNFESHSNPPKPSSPAVARKLKKASPKDILAIDDGTKSMVSVQSERPRRHSIAGSIVGDDESLASSPSIPSYMVPTKSAKAKSRMQSPFAAENGTPDKGSSGTAKKRLSFPASPARPRRHSGPPKVESSFNAEITVGNGVAG; encoded by the exons ATGGGGAGGAGAGGAAGTAGTTGGTTTTCTACTGTGAAGAAAGCTCTAAGCCCTGAGCCAAAGGAGAAGAACGATCAg AATTCAAGTAGATCAAAGAAGAAATGGTTTGGGAAGCAAAAATTGCAGACTTCAGAATCAACCTCACAAACGGATAATGCACCACCTCTTCCTCCACCTGAGATTATTTTAACTCATGTTGAGAGTGAAATCAGCCATGAGCGTATTGAAGTTGCAACTGCAGTGGATGCTGTGGAACCTGTTCCTGCTGTTCAGATGGCAGCTGCTGAAGTTCAAGCCACCACAACTGTTCAGTTTAACAGTAAACCAACAGAAGAAGTGGCTGCAATCAGGATTCAAAAAGCTTTTCGGGGATACTTG GCAAGAAGAGAATTGCGCGCGTTAAGGGGGCTGGTCAGGTTGAGATCGCTGATGGAAGGGCCAGTGGTGAAACGTCAAGCCATTAGTACTCTCCGTTCTATGCAGACTTTTGCTCATTTGCAAACTCAGATTCGTTCTAGGAGGCTCAGGATGTTAGAGGAGAATCAAGAACTACAGAAACAGCTCTTACAGAAGCACGCAAAAGAGCTAGAGAGCATGCGG CTTGGGGAGGAATGGGATGACAGCATACAATCAAAAGAACAAGTTGAAGCCAAGTTACTGAGCAAGTATGAAGCTGCTATGAGAAGAGAAAGAGCAATGGCTTATTCATTCTCTCATCag CAAAACTGGAAGAATGCATCAAGATCTGTAAACCCAATGTTCATGGATCAAACCAATCCAGCCTGGGGTTGGAGTTGGTTGGAACGATGGATGGCAGCCCGGCCCTGGGAGAGCCATAGCCTgatggagaaagagaagaatgaCAATAAATCTCTAAGAAGTTCTAGCCGTGGCATTACCAGTGCTGAAATCAGCAAATCATTTGCTAAGTTTCAGCTCAATTCTGAGAAGCATTCTCCAACAGCCAGCCAAAATCCAGGCTCACCTAACTTTGAGTCCCATTCAAATCCTCCCAAGCCATCTTCTCCTGCAGTTGCTAGGAAACTGAAGAAAGCAAGTCCTAAGGACATCTTGGCTATAGACGATGGCACTAAGAGCATGGTTAGTGTGCAGTCAGAGCGGCCACGGAGGCACTCCATTGCTGGATCAATAGTGGGAGATGATGAAAGCCTTGCAAGCTCTCCATCTATTCCAAGTTACATGGTGCCAACTAAATCTGCAAAAGCTAAGTCCAGGATGCAAAGTCCATTTGCTGCAGAAAACGGAACCCCAGATAAAGGGTCCTCTGGGACTGCAAAGAAACGTCTTTCTTTCCCAGCTTCGCCTGCTAGGCCAAGGAGGCACTCAGGTCCACCAAAGGTAGAGAGCAGCTTCAATGCTGAAATCACTGTGGGAAATGGTGTGGCTGGTTGA
- the LOC114381401 gene encoding probable beta-1,4-xylosyltransferase IRX9 isoform X1, which yields MGSVERSRKKVMSWKKAMVHFSLCFVMGFFTGFAPTGKSIFHSHVDYSNRSEFAPQPIEVSQKTTNVNRSWIAPTPRSLVHKQKLHVKIGPQLKPRRLIIIVTPTSTKLPFQTVILARLANTIKLVPQPLLWIVVEGQTDSTELSKTLRKTGIMYRHLVSKENFTDLEAELNHQRNLALKHIVHHRLSGIVHFAELSNVYDLEFFQQLRYIDRVFGTWPTASLAANRKKVMIEGPVCDSSKVIGWHLRNMNNETDIITPPIHISSFAFNSSILWDPERWGRTSSLQDTSQNSIKFVKEVVLEDQEKLRGIPPEDCSRILLWRFNFHARTTSNHKFPTTASGVIRK from the exons ATGGGATCAGTGGAAAGATCAAGAAAGAAAGTCATGTCATGGAAGAAAGCCATGGTGCATTTTTCTCTCTGTTTTGTGATGGGGTTCTTCACAGGCTTTGCTCCTACAGGTAAATCTATATTTCACAGCCATGTTGATTATTCAAATAGGTCAGAGTTTGCACCACAACCTATTGAAGTGTCACAGAAGACAACAAATGTCAATAGAAGTTGGATAGCTCCAACACCAAGGTCTTTAGTCCACAAGCAAAAATTGCATGTAAAAATAGGGCCCCAGTTGAAGCCTAGAAGACTTATAATCATTGTAACTCCAACAAGCACAAAACTTCCCTTCCAAACAGTGATTTTGGCAAGGCTGGCAAACACTATAAAGCTGGTTCCTCAACCCTTGCTGTGGATTGTTGTGGAAGGGCAAACAGATTCCACAGAACTTTCCAAGACACTTAGGAAGACTGGCATCATGTATAGGCATTTGGTTTCAAAGGAAAACTTCACGGACTTGGAAGCTGAACTGAATCACCAGAGAAATCTTGCACTCAAGCACATTGTGCATCACAGGCTAAGTGGGATCGTACACTTTGCTGAACTTTCCAATGTTTATGATCTCGAATTCTTCCAACAACTAAGATATATTGA CAGGGTATTTGGAACATGGCCAACGGCATCGTTAGCAGCAAAcaggaagaaagtgatgataGAAGGACCTGTGTGTGATTCTTCAAAAGTCATAGGGTGGCATTTAAGGAATATGAACAATGAAACTGATATAATTACTCCTCCGATTCATATTTCAAGTTTTGCATTCAATAGCTCCATTCTCTGGGACCCTGAGAGATGGGGTCGCACTTCCTCTCTTCAAGACACCTCTCAG AATTCAATCAAATTCGTGAAGGAAGTAGttcttgaggatcaagaaaagttGAGGGGAATTCCTCCAGAGGATTGCTCCAGAATCTTGCTTTGGCGTTTCAATTTTCATGCTCGCACCACTTCAAATCATAAATTTCCGACTACTGCATCTGGTGTTATCCGAAAATAA
- the LOC114382729 gene encoding importin subunit alpha-9 has translation MADSGFTSNRRDPIKSSVGNAAASRRRQHAVTVGKERRESLMRAKRFCRVGIDGGDGGDGEVSVDSDMLIEEEQSILESQTSAAVENLKSAIAFQGKGAVKKRVGALQELRRLLSRSEFPPVESAINAGAVPLLVQCLSFGSPDEQLLEAAWCLTNIAAGNPEETKALLPALPLLIAHLGEKSYPPVAEQCAWALGNVAGEGEELRNVLLVQGALLPLARMMLPNRGSTVRTAAWALSNLIKGPDPKAATELVRIDGVLDAIIRQLKKADDELATEVAWVVVYLSALSNIATSMLVKSNVLELLVHKLATSNSLQLMIPVLRSLGNLIAGDSHAIPGLGITDNVIQVLVKCLNCENRVLKKEASWVLSNIAAGSVEHKQLIYSSEAVPVLLRLLSAAPFDIRKEVAYVLGNLCVSPTKGDDKPSLILEHLVSLVEKGCLPGFIDLVRSADIEAARLGLQFIELVLRGMPNGKGPKLVEQEDGIEAMERFQFHENEDLRTMANTLVDKYFGEDYGLDE, from the exons ATGGCCGATTCTGGCTTCACTAGTAACAGGAGGGATCCCATTAAGTCCTCAG ttgggAATGCCGCGGCTAGTAGGAGACGACAGCATGCAGTCACAGTGGGGAAAGAAAGGAGGGAATCGCTGATGCGCGCGAAAAGATTCTGTAGGGTGGGCATTGATGGCGGCGATGGCGGTGATGGCGAAGTTTCCGTTGACAGTGACATGTTAATTGAAGAAGAGCAATCCATTTTGGAGTCTCAGACTTCAGCGGCAGTGGAAAATTTGAAATCTGCCATTGCTTTTCA AGGGAAGGGTGCAGTGAAGAAAAGAGTGGGGGCTCTTCAAGAGTTAAGGCGTTTGCTGTCAAGATCTGAATTTCCTCCTGTTGAGTCTGCTATTAATGCTGGAGCTGTACCCTTGCTTGTGCAGTGTCTTTCATTTGGTTCTCCAGATGAACAG TTGCTTGAGGCAGCTTGGTGTCTCACAAATATTGCTGCAGGGAATCCAGAAGAAACAAAAGCTTTGTTGCCTGCATTGCCCTTGCTTATTGCTCATCTTGGGG AAAAGAGCTACCCACCTGTTGCTGAACAGTGCGCTTGGGCGCTGGGAAATGTGGCTGGTGAAGGTGAAGAGTTGAGGAATGTTCTGCTAGTTCAAGGGGCATTACTACCTCTTGCAAGAATGATGCTACCAAACAGAGGTTCAACTGTTAGAACAGCTGCCTGGGCTTTGTCAAACCTAATCAAG GGCCCAGATCCTAAAGCTGCTACAGAACTCGTTCGTATTGATGGAGTATTGGATGCAATCATTCGACAGTTGAAGAAAGC GGATGATGAATTAGCAACTGAAGTAGCATGGGTGGTTGTTTATCTATCAGCACTTTCAAATATAGCTACCAGCATGCTGGTGAAGAGCAATGTACTCGAATTGCTTGTACATAAATTAGCTACATCAAACAGTTTGCAATTAATGATTCCG GTTTTGCGGAGTTTAGGTAATCTCATTGCCGGTGATTCACATGCAATTCCTGGACTTGGCATTACAG ATAATGTGATACAAGTTCTGGTAAAATGTCTGAATTGTGAAAACAGGGTCTTAAAGAAG GAAGCATCCTGGGTGCTGTCTAATATAGCTGCTGGTTCTGTTGAGCACAAGCAGTTGATATATTCTAGTGAGGCAGTGCCTGTGCTATTGCGCCTTCTTTCTGCTGCTCCATTTGATATAAGAAAGGAAGTGGCTTATGTATTGGGCAACCTTTGTGTTTCCCCAACTAAAGGTGATGACAAGCCAAGTCTGATCCTGGAGCACCTGGTTTCACTTGTTGAAAAAGGATGCTTGCCAGGTTTTATTGATTTAGTTAGATCAGCTGACATCGAAGCTGCAAGGCTAGGACTTCAGTTCATAGAGCTT GTTCTGAGGGGGATGCCAAATGGTAAGGGTCCAAAGCTTGTAGAACAAGAAGATGGGATTGAAGCCATGGAAAGATTTCAGTTTCATGAAAATGAAGATCTGAGAACTATGGCAAATACTCTAGTTGACAAGTATTTTGGAGAGGACTATGGGCTTGATGAATAG
- the LOC114381401 gene encoding probable beta-1,4-xylosyltransferase IRX9 isoform X2, which produces MGSVERSRKKVMSWKKAMVHFSLCFVMGFFTGFAPTGKSIFHSHVDYSNRSEFAPQPIEVSQKTTNVNRSWIAPTPRSLVHKQKLHVKIGPQLKPRRLIIIVTPTSTKLPFQTVILARLANTIKLVPQPLLWIVVEGQTDSTELSKTLRKTGIMYRHLVSKENFTDLEAELNHQRNLALKHIVHHRLSGIVHFAELSNVYDLEFFQQLRYIEVFGTWPTASLAANRKKVMIEGPVCDSSKVIGWHLRNMNNETDIITPPIHISSFAFNSSILWDPERWGRTSSLQDTSQNSIKFVKEVVLEDQEKLRGIPPEDCSRILLWRFNFHARTTSNHKFPTTASGVIRK; this is translated from the exons ATGGGATCAGTGGAAAGATCAAGAAAGAAAGTCATGTCATGGAAGAAAGCCATGGTGCATTTTTCTCTCTGTTTTGTGATGGGGTTCTTCACAGGCTTTGCTCCTACAGGTAAATCTATATTTCACAGCCATGTTGATTATTCAAATAGGTCAGAGTTTGCACCACAACCTATTGAAGTGTCACAGAAGACAACAAATGTCAATAGAAGTTGGATAGCTCCAACACCAAGGTCTTTAGTCCACAAGCAAAAATTGCATGTAAAAATAGGGCCCCAGTTGAAGCCTAGAAGACTTATAATCATTGTAACTCCAACAAGCACAAAACTTCCCTTCCAAACAGTGATTTTGGCAAGGCTGGCAAACACTATAAAGCTGGTTCCTCAACCCTTGCTGTGGATTGTTGTGGAAGGGCAAACAGATTCCACAGAACTTTCCAAGACACTTAGGAAGACTGGCATCATGTATAGGCATTTGGTTTCAAAGGAAAACTTCACGGACTTGGAAGCTGAACTGAATCACCAGAGAAATCTTGCACTCAAGCACATTGTGCATCACAGGCTAAGTGGGATCGTACACTTTGCTGAACTTTCCAATGTTTATGATCTCGAATTCTTCCAACAACTAAGATATATTGA GGTATTTGGAACATGGCCAACGGCATCGTTAGCAGCAAAcaggaagaaagtgatgataGAAGGACCTGTGTGTGATTCTTCAAAAGTCATAGGGTGGCATTTAAGGAATATGAACAATGAAACTGATATAATTACTCCTCCGATTCATATTTCAAGTTTTGCATTCAATAGCTCCATTCTCTGGGACCCTGAGAGATGGGGTCGCACTTCCTCTCTTCAAGACACCTCTCAG AATTCAATCAAATTCGTGAAGGAAGTAGttcttgaggatcaagaaaagttGAGGGGAATTCCTCCAGAGGATTGCTCCAGAATCTTGCTTTGGCGTTTCAATTTTCATGCTCGCACCACTTCAAATCATAAATTTCCGACTACTGCATCTGGTGTTATCCGAAAATAA